In Salmo salar unplaced genomic scaffold, Ssal_v3.1, whole genome shotgun sequence, the genomic window atgccattgaaggaatcccggaacatagtctgtgctagcaaaacagacctgtagcgtagcatccacgtcatctgaccacttccgtattatccgagtcactggtacttcctgctttagtttttgcttgtaagcaggaatcaggaggatagaattattgtcagatttaccaaatggagggcgagggagagctttgtatgcgtctctgtgtgtggagtaaaagtggttttagagtttttttcctctggttgcacgtgacatgctggtcttagtgccagcatcggtttctggtggtaaatagacggctacgaataatataaatgagaactcttggtagatagtggtctacagcttatcatgaggtcctctatctcaggcgagcaatacctggagacttctttaatattagacatcggtCACCAGCTGTTATTCACAAATAGATacacacccccgcccctcgtcttaccagacgtagcttctctgtcctgccgatgcacagaacccagccagctctatattatccgtgtcgtcattcagccacgactcggtaaaaggtaatatattacagtttttaatctcCAGTTGGTCAAACAGTCTTGATCGCAGatcatccattttattttccaatgattgcacattggccaatagaacagatggtagtagaggtttactcactcgcctatgaattttcagaaggcagcccgatctCCGCTCACTTTTCCTCAATCTTTTCTTCAcacaaatgacagggatttgagCCTGTtctcgagaaagcagtatatcgttcgcTTCGGATTcgtttaaagaaaaaaatctttgtccagttcgaggtgagaaaTCGCTTttatgatatccagaagctctttacaaataacgtgaaaaaaatgaacaaaatagcacagctcgttaggagcccgtaaaacagcagccatcccctccggtagCATAATAACATTATCCCATtcttctgcagagaagaatgggagaaactccccaaatccaggtgtgccaagcttgtagcgtcatacccaagaagattcgatGCTGTTATTGCCGCCAAagatacttcaacaaagtactgtgtaaagggtctgaatacttttgtaaatatgatatttcagtttctttttattataagcaaaaatgtctaaaaaccttttgttgctttgtcattatgggttattgtatgtagattgatgtggaTCAAAAACAATTTAATGCATTGAaaacaaggctgtaacataacaaaaatgtggaaaagtcatggggtctgaataccgAAGGCACTGAATGTTGGGAATGACAGTGCTCGAAATTAACTTTGGATTGTTCATGGAGCTAACCAAGGAGCTACAGTATAAGATCATTCTAAAAGTAAATATACAAGTGTTACACATTTTGTACTTGTTGTcagagagaatcaccagcagattCTATTGTCCTGTTAAACCACAATGCTGTATATTATTCATACCTTTCCCCATTGGAGTCAGTGTGGGGTCAGTGGTGTTTCCTGTAGAGATCTCAGAGGTTGTGATGAATGGAGCATTTGGTTCAGTAGAATGAGGAGTCAGGATGACAAGTAAGGTTTCTGAAATGAAAACAATATCAATTGTAACGGCCGTCatatgaagtggaccaaggcgcagcgggttgagtgctaattttaactttatttagaacacttacaaaacaagaaaacgaacggccgccgacaaacagtaatgcaggctacacacagctatgcaataaCAACCTCCCACAAGTCCCATAagaaacacacccctatacataggaccttcaatcaaaggcaacgaggaacagctgcctccaattgaaggcccaatcccaattaactaaacatataactaaacaccctagatctaacatagaactacacaacatagaacataaccaaaaaccccggactactctaaacaaacacccctctacataaacacatataccaacaaaccccgaaccacataaaacaaacaccccctgccacgtcctgaccaaactataataacaaataacccctttactggtcaggacgtgacatcaatgGACATTATCTTATTTAGAATTGTTGATTTCTTTAAAATCCGTAGTTTGAGTTGAGGTACATTATTCATATTAATCATTAATTAATTATGAATTATTCAAATTAATACTCGAGACATCTAATAAGTATAGGGTTGACGTGTTGTGTACTTACAATTGGATATtagcaataaaaatgaaatagcCTATAGCTATGAAatggtatagcctacctggctgacatgaaaataaaccacggggaaaaagcgtcctccattcgctatttaagggcatagatgacatgtatttttccctGCTGCCCCTGTTTCAATACagttgcatgataatggtccattctaaatcaaaacaaatgtcacacatatattgtttactatatgtaaagacaagattaaatcaagaatagtctgatgggtgacaatattagcctatcacttgtgaatgatgcccagcataaaaAACAATGCCTTTCTTTTGCGACTTGTTTGAATCATAGTCAATcatctcatgtagcctagcccataggcctatatgttttaataaggtttatatcacaactaaagtggccaaataggCTCTACATTTTAAGCAGTTTTAAGAAGTTAACAGGCAGCGCATGAGCAGcgcatgagtttcaagtttgaggaagatcattttcaccataaaaatgcacctttaaaataaaaacatgacacgcataattgcatttgcgtcACTTTTAATAATGctgttttccgctaatggaacatttgcacTTGTAGCCTACTACCATGTACCCATTGCTGTTGTATTCATTTGAGATCTATCACAtaccacaactgtcccagactatgtctGGAATATGTATTTCTCGCAAAGAATAGGTCGAATTTTGTActttgggggatagtagattgacataggctagtgcttttgctgttcgttaggcctactcatcttgttggctgacaaaaagtaaatgtggacagttcttccaatatcttaaATAGGCACATCGGAATTGGGCAAGGGTCTTAATTTATAGtctgtgagaaagacctgatcaGGTGACAGAGCCTTGTGAGTGAGAACGCTTCGGATAgcgcagcacactcagggagaagggcgcaATGCAGCACTCCgggctgcaaaaggcatggatttttttaggagCATTACGGCAACATAGGGGATGCCGCCATGTAATTCGAGGCATTTACAATGGCTTGTCAAATAGTGAATGAGAGACTActggagtgtgtacagcctgcgcaaagaACAGAGCAGAGCTCATGCCGTTCAAGCaacgtttttcaaatcatcattagagtctcatcatTCAGCCTTACtgtgtattaaaaatctaaacatgtAGCCCatcgtttgtagaacaactatagTTACATTAATAATTCTAAATTAAGCATTTAAGAGTacttatttctttgttaaccgctcaacacagaatagccgtgtgcacactccctcaaatcctTTAAGAAAATATTAATATTAAATGTTTttactttgttcaattgtattcttaatactataaaataatacaaaataataccACAGAATTAttagcaaatcttgtctgctaaaagaactagtgtagcccacagccatttggcatagccacatcaggacctaacagaaggacaactcagagtatgctcttcttttcttctgaaatagattAAATATTCTTCATATGATGTTTctgtagacctgtctaaaataaatgatggatttattgtgaaggtgtgggCTATATTaattggatttattagactttttaaaatggcttgtaggctatgtgtggaagaaaggagatgctaaatgtgtttatgttaattaacggtcagtcaccatgagaccgacagttagttgcttgacaatcactggctgacaaAATTTCCAGACCTCCACAGCCCTAAGAAGCACCACAAAGTACATTTAAAAGAAGAAACAAAACTAatgtgtagcctacctgttgGAAAGTGTTTAGTTGTTGGATCACTAATGTGATCTCCCACCAGATCTAAAAACATTTTGGGGATTGAAATGTGGTGTTTAGTTTGTGGGTCAGAATGAAAATAGTCATTAAAGAATATTTTAAAATCAAAGTGAGTCAGATAATGAAGACCTGCAGCCCTGATAGATTTGTTTAGATAATGACTCACCTGTAAAGCTGTACCCATCActgcgtggagagagagagtttggtcCTGAGCTCACTCTGTAGTCACAGCTCACCTCCTTACTCCTCACTGACTGTAGACCACTGATCAGATCACTATGATTTGGAGTGAATTGACAGAACTCCTGTCTGGGTGCTGAGGTGGATTGTCTCTTCTTGATCTTTGCTGTGAAGGATGGCTGACTCTCCTCTCCAACATACAGGTTACAGGTGGTGTCAGGACTGACGGATCCAGGAATCAAACAGATGATGGTGAAGTACATGTAACGATGGACTATAATGTCCGGTTTTGGATCTGTTGGGAAAAGACAGAGTCTCCTTTTTGCATCACTCTATTTGAATGTAATGTATATGTCACAAGTGATACTGACTCTTAGTAAAGTAATTCCTGCCATTCTCTTTATATTAAGTAACAGCATGTCTTATTTGATATCATGCCTTTTTATGAGTGCCATTTAATCATGTGTGCTATGTGTTTACAATTATTGCCTttcatttatttccttatattCTCTCGTGTGAAATCAAATTTAATCGCAAGACTATTTTGCTTGCTTGAATAACGTGGGGGATGATGGAGTGTGTCACTTGTCATTTAATTATAAATTATTGTTCAAGGTTTAAGTACTCATAGATATTGTTTCACttgaaatacatttcaaaaacaaaaacaattatgTCACTATTGTCTATTAGATGATAACAGTGCATCTACAATTATGCAGTTTAGGTTAACAAGATaactttgattgattgatgtaataTTATGTAGTAAAAATAGTTAGACATAAAAACTTAAGTAATAAACGTTAAATAATTCCAGTATTTAACACTCACGGTGACCTTGGTAATGACCTTGGGCTTCGATGTATTGGAAGCTGTCTGGAAATAACAAAATAGGTGTTGATCAGGAAAATGTGCCTTTCTAAATAGTAAATAAACATGAGAGACAGGAACACTTTGCTGAAGTTGGTAAAGTATCATAAGTTGGTAAAGTATCATATACTACAATGGATCCATTGGCATGTTATCAAGCAGTAGCCATTCTGATCTGAACAAAATATAATGATAGAGAAAAATACATCAATAAGATGGTCAATGGAATAGGACACTTATTACAGCCATGAGATTCAGAAATATATAAAGACTTCCTGAAGTAAAATattaaagaggagagagaatccTGTAGCACTAACAGATGATGGAACTTGGAATGGAGGAATAACTCACCGAAAAGGAGGATGACCAAAAACAGATGACCAGCCATATCAGGGATGAACAACGCCATTTGTCAGACATGTACAGACTGTTAGTCTGACTTAACAGAAGAAGGTGACTGTGTCAGAGAGGGTTGTTTGAATAGAGAA contains:
- the LOC123736411 gene encoding uncharacterized protein, which gives rise to MALFIPDMAGHLFLVILLFDSFQYIEAQGHYQGHHPKPDIIVHRYMYFTIICLIPGSVSPDTTCNLYVGEESQPSFTAKIKKRQSTSAPRQEFCQFTPNHSDLISGLQSVRSKEVSCDYRVSSGPNSLSPRSDGYSFTDLVGDHISDPTTKHFPTETLLVILTPHSTEPNAPFITTSEISTGNTTDPTLTPMGKEPLDFLWRHILTVFVLLATCGLIIHYVISHQCPKAVPKRSRRVDQSNEDFSLTVC